The sequence below is a genomic window from Nostoc flagelliforme CCNUN1.
AAGCTGCGGATGCTATTCTGAAAGCAGCCCAGTCAAAGCGAAATCGTTATGAGACTGTAGCCAAAGCCGGAGCCTTGTCTCAAGATCAATTTGAGGAAGCACAACTAGCTGTTCGCCAGCAAGAACAAGCACTCTTAGCAGCTAAAGCCAAATTGCAAAATGTCCAAACTGCCCTCAATCCCAGTAATGCACAAATAGCGATCGCTTATAATCGCATTGCCCAAGAAAAAGCTACGGGTCAAGCCAGTATTGCTACTTTAGACAAAGAACGCCTTGCTCTAATCCAGCAACGAATTGAAATTCAAAAACAGCTAGAGCGCGACACGCGCGAACTCCAACAGGTAAATATCGACCTCAGTCAGACTAGAATTACTGCCACAGCAGACGGGATTATTTCTAAATTAAACCTGCGAAACTCTGGTCAAACTGTTCCTGCTGGACAGGAAATTGCCCAAATTGTCCCCACTGATGCCCCTTGGAGATTAAGGCAGCAGTAGCACTTCAGGATAAAAATAAGTTGAAACAAGGTCAAAAGGTACAAATGCGGGTTTCTGCTTGTCCTTATCCAGATTATGGTACTCTCAAAGGCCAAGTTAAAATGATTTCCCCAGATGCGATTGCACCTCAAGGGAATGCTGCTAATGCCACCGCCACAAAATCTCCTAGTCAAAAGATGACAGATGTTGGTGCGTTCTATGAGGTAACAATTAAGCCAGAAAGCCTTTCTCTAGGTAGGGACAAACACCTGTGTACGTTGCAATTGGGAATGGAGGGAACAGTTGATATTATTTCTAGAGAAGAGACTGTGATGCAATTCTTTTTGAGGAAGGCAAGGTTGATTGCAGACTTGTAGTGCGTTGGCGTAGCCCGCCGCAGGCATCGCAGCGTAACTATTCGTAACTATTTCTCGCAATCCTACCGTGGATTTTCTATCTATCCTTATAAAAGGGTGTAATTTACTTGCTGGTTATTTAAGGGGTGCAATGTCTAGAATGAAGCAATATAGGCAGCATTGGTGCTGGAAATTCGCACTGGGAAGTTGGTTGGTAATGGGTAGTGTGATCGGCGAAGCTGTATTGCAGACATTCGCTTTATCTTTTAATTGCGCTTTTGCCCAAATAACTCCTGATAGCACTCTACCCAATAATTCGAGTGTTACAACACAAAACAACATCAGTACCATTGAAGGGGGAACTCAAGCTGGAAGCAACTTGTTCCACAGTTTTCAGGAGTTTTCTGTCCCCACCAATAGCGGGGCTTACTTTAATAATGCTGTTAACATCCAGAACATTATTAGCAGAGTAACGGGTGGATCAGTTTCTAATATTGATGGGTTAATTGGCACTAATGGTAAAGCTAACCTGTTTCTAATTAATCCCAATGGGATTATTTTTGGTGCAAATGCCAGCTTAAATGTTGGTGGTTCTTTTGTGGCGAGTACAGCGAATGCACTGCAATTTGGAAATCGAGGATTTTTTAGTGCTACTGAGAAAAATATCCCTTCACCGTTGTTAACTATTAATCCTTCAGCATTGCTGTTTAATCAAATTAATCAAAACGCAGCGATCCAAAATAACTCAGTTGCACCCGCAGGGATAGATCCAGCAGGTTTAAACGCATTAGGTTTACGAGTACCAGATGGAAAAAGTTTGCTGCTGGTGGGCGGTAATGTCAGCATGGATGGTGGGCGATTAAATGCTTTTGGTGGACGAGTTGAGTTAGGAGGGTTGGGCGAACCTGATACTGTAGCGCTGGGTGTAGATGGCGATAATCTCAGTTTGATATTTCCTGATAATGTTGGACGAGCTTCGGTATCCCTTACCAATCAAGCAGGTATATATGTAACTGGGGCTGGTGGGGGTAATATTGCAGTCAATGCCAGGAATGTAGACATATTGGGAGCAAGTATTTTAAGCGGTGGTATTGGGCAAGGTTTGGGGACATCTGAAACAATTGGGGGAGATATTACGCTTAATGCTACCGGTGAAATCAAAGTGGCTGATGAGAGCCTAGTTCTTAATGATGTGCGTTTGGGGTCACTTGGCAATGGGGGTAATATTACTATTGACTCCGGTTCTTTGTCGTTAGGCGATCGCGCTCAACTTAGTGCCTCAACATTTGGACAAGGGAATGCAGGGAATGTGACATTGCGGGTACAAGATGCTGTAACTCTAGCAGATAATGCTGAAATTTCCAGCACGGTGTCAGCAGGGGGTGTAGGTAAGGGAGGTAATATTGACATCAATGCTGCAAGTCTCTGGCTAAAAGATGGCGCTCAACTGCGAACCTCTACTGAACAAGAATCTGGAACAGCGCCAGCAGGACGGGGGGATGCGGGAAATGTCAATGTGAATGTTACAGGTATTGTTAATATTGCTGGGGAGAAAAACGGTTTTGCCAGTGGGATTCGCAGCGGAGTGGAAACGGGGACAGTTGGCAATGCAGGTAACATTACTATCGATTCTGGTTCCTTCTCGTTAAGCGATGACGCTCGACTTACTGCCTCAACCAATGGACAAGGGAATGCAGGAAATGTGACACTACGGGTACGAGATGCTGTTGACATTGCAGATGCTGATATCTACAGCAGAGTGTGGGGTGTAGGTCAAGGTGGCAATATTGATATCTCCGCTGCAACCCTCTGGCTAAAAGATGGCGCTGAACTTGATACCTCAACATTTGGACAAGGGAATGCAGGGAATGTGACAGTGCGGGTACGAGATGCTGTTGACCTTGCAGATAGTAATATTTTCAGCACGGTGTCAGAGGGAGGTGTAGGTAAGGGAGGTAATATTGATATCTCCGCTGCAAGCCTCTGGCTAAAAGATGGCTCTCGACTGGTAACCTCTACTAAAGAAGAATCTGGAACAGCGCCAGCAGGACGGGGGGATGCGGGGAATGTCAATGTGAATGTTACAGGTATTGTTAATATTGCTGGGGAGAAAAACGGTTTTGCCAGTGGGATTCGCAGCGAAGTGGAAACGGGGACAGTTGGCAATGCAGGTAACATTACTATCGATTCTGGTTCCTTCTCTCTAAGTGATGAGGCTCGACTTACTGCCTCAACTTCAGGAGTTGGGAATGCAGGAAATGTGACACTACGGGTACGAGATGCTGTTGACATTGCAGATAGTGAGATATACAGCACAGTGTCGGGTGTCGGTAACGGAGGTAATATTGACATCAATGCTGGAAGCCTCTCGTTACGCGATAACGCTGAAGTTAGTGCCCCAACATTTGGACAAGGGAATGCAGGGAATGTGACACTACGGGCACAAGATGCTGTTGACATTGCAGATAGTGCTATTTCCATCTCGGTGGGTGAAGGGGGTGTAGGTAAAGGTGGCAATATCGACATCAATGCTGGAAGCCTCTGGCTAGATGAGGCTTATCTTTCTACCTTAACTTCAGGAGTTGGGAATGCGGGGAATGTGACAGTGCGGGTACAAGATGCTGTAACTCTAGCAGATAGTGATATTGAGAGCACTGTGTCAGCGGGAGGTGTAGGTAAGGGAGGTAATATTGATATCTCCGCTGCAAGCCTCTGGCTAAAAGATGGCTCTCAACTGGTAACCTCTACTGAGGACGCAACTGAAACAGCGCCAGCAGGACGGGGGGATGCGGGAAATGTCAATGTGAATGTTACAGGTATTGTTAATATTGCTGGAAAGAAAAACGATCGTTTTAGTTGGATTCGCAGCGAAGTGGAAACTGGGACAGTTGGCAATGGAGGTAACATTACTATCGATTCTGGTTCTCTCTCTCTAAGTGATGAGGCTCGACTTATTGCCTCAACCAATGGACAAGGGAATGCAGGAAATGTGACAGTGCGGGTACGAGATGCTGTTGAGATTGCAGATAGTGCTATTGAGAGCACAGTGGGTGAAGGGGGTGTAGGTAAGGGAGGTAATATCGATATTTCAGCTGCAAGCCTCCGGCTAAAAGATGGCGCTTATCTTTCTACCTCAACTTCAGGACAAGGTAATGCAGGGAATGTGACAGTGCGGGCACAAGATGCTGTAATTCTAGCAGATAATGCTGAAATTTACAGCACGGTGGGATCAGGCGGTGTAGGTAAGGGAGGTAATATTGATATCTCCGCTGCAAGCCTCTGGCTAAAAGATGGCTCTCAACTGGTAACCTCTACTAAAGAAGAATCTGGAACAGCACCAACAGGACGGGGGGATGCGGGGAATGTCAATGTGAATGTTACAGGTGTTGTTAATATTGCTGGGGAGAAAAACGGTTTTGCCAGTGGGATTCGCAGCGAAGCCGAAACGGGGACAGTTGGCAATGCAGGTAATATTACTATCGATTCTGGTTCATTCTCGTTAAGCGATGAGGCTCGACTTAATGCCTCAAATTCAGGAGTTGGGAATGCAGGAAATGTGACACTACGGGTACGAGATGCTGTTGACATTGCAGATAGTGAAATCTACAGCACAGCGGGAGGTGTCGGTAACGGAGGTAATATTGACATCAATGCTGCAACCCTCTCGTTACGCGATGAGGCTGAAGTTAGTGCCCCAACATTTGGACAAGGGAATGCGGGGAATGTGACACTACGGGTACGAGATGCTGTTAACATTGCAGATAGTGCTATTTCCATCTCGGTGGGTGAAGGGGGTGTAGGTAAAGGTGGCAATATCGATATCTCCGCTGCAAGCCTCTGGCTAAAAGATGGCGCTTATCTTACTACCTCAACTTCAGGAGTTGGGAATGCGGGGAATGTGACAGTGCGGGTACAAGATGCTGTTGACATTGCAGATAGTGCTGTAATTTCCAGCACGGTGTCAGAGGGAGGTGTAGGTAAGGGAGGTAATATTTATATCTCCGCTGCAAGCCTCTGGCTAAAAGATGGCGCTCGACTGGTAACCTCTACTGAAGAAGCATCTCCAACAGCGCCAGCAGGACAAGGGGATGCGGGGAATGTCAATGTGAATGTTACAGGTATTGTTAATATTGCTGGGGAGAAAAACGGTGTTTTAAGTGGGATTCGCAGCAGAGTGGAAACGGGAACAGTTGGCAATGCAGGTAACATTACTATCGATTCTGGTTCATTCTCGTTAAGCAATGACGCTGAAGTTAGTGCCTCAACTTTTGGAGAAGGTAATGCAGGAAATGTGACAGTGCGGGTACGAGATGCTCTTGACCTTGCAGATAGTGCTATTCTCAGCACGGTGGAATCAGGGGGTCTAGGTAAAGGTGGCAATATCGATATCTCCGCTGCAAGCCTCCGGCTAAAAGATGGCGCTTATCTTACTACCTCAACCAGTGGGCAAGGAAATGCGGGGAATGTGACAGTGCGGGTACAAGATGCTGTTGACATTTCAGATAGTGCTGTAATTTCCAGCACGGTAAAGGAGGGAGGTGTAGGTAAAGGTGGCAATATCGACATCTTTGCTGCAAGCCTCTGGCTAAAAGATGGCGCTCGACTGGTAACCTCTACTGAAGAAGCATCTCCAACAGCGCCAGCAGGACGGGGGGATGCGGGGAATGTCAATGTGAATGTTACAGGTATTGTTAATATTGCTGGGGAGAAAAACGGTTTTGCCAGTGGGATTCGCAGCGAAGCGGAAACGGGGGCAGTTGGCAATGCAGGTAACATTACTATCGATTCTGGTTCATTCTCGTTAAGCGATGAGGCTCGACTTAATGTCTCAACTTCAGGAGTTGGGAATGCAGGAAATGTGACACTACGGGTACGAGATGCTGTTGACATTGCAGATAGTGAAATCTACAGCACAGTGTCGGGTGTCGGTAACGGAGGTAATATTGACATCAATGCTGGAAGCCTCTCGTTACGCGATAACGCTGAAGTTAGTGCCCCAACATTTGGACAAGGGAATGCAGGGAATGTGACACTACGGGTACAAAATGCTGTTGAGATTGCAGATAGTGCTATTTCCATCTCAGTGAATGAAAGGGGTGTAGGTAAAGGTGGCAATATCGACATCAATGCTGGAAGCCTCTGGCTAGATGAGGCTTATCTTTCTACCTCAACTTCAGGAGTTGGGAATGCGGGGAATGTGACAGTGCGGGTACAAGATGCTGTAACTCTAGCAGATAGTGATATTTCCAGCACGGTGTCAGAGGGAGGTGTAGGTAAGGGAGGTAATATTGACATCTTTGCTGCAAGCCTCTGGCTAAAAGATGGCTCTCAAGTGGTAACTTCTACTGAGGACGCAACTGAAACAGCACCAGCAGGACGGGGGGATGCGGGAAATGTCAATGTGAATGTTACAGGTATTGTTAATATTGCTGGAAAGGAAAACGGTGTTAGTGGGATTCGCAGCAGAGTGGAAACGGGAACAGTTGGCAATGGAGGTAACATTACTATCGATTCTGGTTCATTCTCCTTAAGCGATCGCGCTCAACTTGTAGCCTCAACTGAAGGACAAGGGAATGCAGGCACAATTAAAGTTAATGCTGCTGATTTTTTTACCATTTCTGGCAATAGTTCAAACAATAACAGTGGCTTGTTTGTTGACTCCCAAAGTCCGACGGGTACTGCTGGAGATATTATCGTCACCTCACCTAGAATTACTTTAGACAACAGTGGCACACTTAACGCCCAATCTACATCGGGTAACGGTGGCAACATCAACTTACAAACTGATTTACTGCTTATGCGTCGTGGCGCTTCCATTTCCACCACCGCAGGCACAGACAAAACTGGTGGTAATGGTGGTAACATCACCATAAATGCCCCATCGGGCTTCATTGTTGCTGTCCCAAACGAAAATAGCGACATCACTGCTAATGCTTACACAGGCAGTGGTGGGAGAGTAGATATTCGAGCCTTTGGTATCTATGGCATTCAACCCCGCTCTAACCCAACTTCTCTTTCGGATATCACCGCTAGTTCTGAATTTGGTGTAAACGGTACTGTAGAACTTAACACGCCGGATATTGACCCTAACAGTGGCTTAGTCAACCTGCCAACAGTACCAGTTGATACCCAAGTAGCACAGACTTGTCAAGCTGGTGGAAATTTAGCTAAAAGCAGTTTTACAATCACTGGACGCGGTGGCTTGCCACCTAATCCGGGTGAAGCTCTTAACGCTGATGCAGTGCAGGTAGATTTGGTGGCTCTCAACCCAGAAGTAGGTAATACTCCAGCACTTTCCACAAATCCCATTAACCCAACACCAGATCGCATTGTAGAAGCTACTGGTTGGGTAATTGCTGCTAATGGTGATGTAATTCTCACTAACTCTGCACCCACTGTCACGCCTCAT
It includes:
- a CDS encoding two-partner secretion domain-containing protein, whose amino-acid sequence is MKQYRQHWCWKFALGSWLVMGSVIGEAVLQTFALSFNCAFAQITPDSTLPNNSSVTTQNNISTIEGGTQAGSNLFHSFQEFSVPTNSGAYFNNAVNIQNIISRVTGGSVSNIDGLIGTNGKANLFLINPNGIIFGANASLNVGGSFVASTANALQFGNRGFFSATEKNIPSPLLTINPSALLFNQINQNAAIQNNSVAPAGIDPAGLNALGLRVPDGKSLLLVGGNVSMDGGRLNAFGGRVELGGLGEPDTVALGVDGDNLSLIFPDNVGRASVSLTNQAGIYVTGAGGGNIAVNARNVDILGASILSGGIGQGLGTSETIGGDITLNATGEIKVADESLVLNDVRLGSLGNGGNITIDSGSLSLGDRAQLSASTFGQGNAGNVTLRVQDAVTLADNAEISSTVSAGGVGKGGNIDINAASLWLKDGAQLRTSTEQESGTAPAGRGDAGNVNVNVTGIVNIAGEKNGFASGIRSGVETGTVGNAGNITIDSGSFSLSDDARLTASTNGQGNAGNVTLRVRDAVDIADADIYSRVWGVGQGGNIDISAATLWLKDGAELDTSTFGQGNAGNVTVRVRDAVDLADSNIFSTVSEGGVGKGGNIDISAASLWLKDGSRLVTSTKEESGTAPAGRGDAGNVNVNVTGIVNIAGEKNGFASGIRSEVETGTVGNAGNITIDSGSFSLSDEARLTASTSGVGNAGNVTLRVRDAVDIADSEIYSTVSGVGNGGNIDINAGSLSLRDNAEVSAPTFGQGNAGNVTLRAQDAVDIADSAISISVGEGGVGKGGNIDINAGSLWLDEAYLSTLTSGVGNAGNVTVRVQDAVTLADSDIESTVSAGGVGKGGNIDISAASLWLKDGSQLVTSTEDATETAPAGRGDAGNVNVNVTGIVNIAGKKNDRFSWIRSEVETGTVGNGGNITIDSGSLSLSDEARLIASTNGQGNAGNVTVRVRDAVEIADSAIESTVGEGGVGKGGNIDISAASLRLKDGAYLSTSTSGQGNAGNVTVRAQDAVILADNAEIYSTVGSGGVGKGGNIDISAASLWLKDGSQLVTSTKEESGTAPTGRGDAGNVNVNVTGVVNIAGEKNGFASGIRSEAETGTVGNAGNITIDSGSFSLSDEARLNASNSGVGNAGNVTLRVRDAVDIADSEIYSTAGGVGNGGNIDINAATLSLRDEAEVSAPTFGQGNAGNVTLRVRDAVNIADSAISISVGEGGVGKGGNIDISAASLWLKDGAYLTTSTSGVGNAGNVTVRVQDAVDIADSAVISSTVSEGGVGKGGNIYISAASLWLKDGARLVTSTEEASPTAPAGQGDAGNVNVNVTGIVNIAGEKNGVLSGIRSRVETGTVGNAGNITIDSGSFSLSNDAEVSASTFGEGNAGNVTVRVRDALDLADSAILSTVESGGLGKGGNIDISAASLRLKDGAYLTTSTSGQGNAGNVTVRVQDAVDISDSAVISSTVKEGGVGKGGNIDIFAASLWLKDGARLVTSTEEASPTAPAGRGDAGNVNVNVTGIVNIAGEKNGFASGIRSEAETGAVGNAGNITIDSGSFSLSDEARLNVSTSGVGNAGNVTLRVRDAVDIADSEIYSTVSGVGNGGNIDINAGSLSLRDNAEVSAPTFGQGNAGNVTLRVQNAVEIADSAISISVNERGVGKGGNIDINAGSLWLDEAYLSTSTSGVGNAGNVTVRVQDAVTLADSDISSTVSEGGVGKGGNIDIFAASLWLKDGSQVVTSTEDATETAPAGRGDAGNVNVNVTGIVNIAGKENGVSGIRSRVETGTVGNGGNITIDSGSFSLSDRAQLVASTEGQGNAGTIKVNAADFFTISGNSSNNNSGLFVDSQSPTGTAGDIIVTSPRITLDNSGTLNAQSTSGNGGNINLQTDLLLMRRGASISTTAGTDKTGGNGGNITINAPSGFIVAVPNENSDITANAYTGSGGRVDIRAFGIYGIQPRSNPTSLSDITASSEFGVNGTVELNTPDIDPNSGLVNLPTVPVDTQVAQTCQAGGNLAKSSFTITGRGGLPPNPGEALNADAVQVDLVALNPEVGNTPALSTNPINPTPDRIVEATGWVIAANGDVILTNSAPTVTPHSSWQRTADCRVVNQRQGG